A window of the Cucurbita pepo subsp. pepo cultivar mu-cu-16 chromosome LG01, ASM280686v2, whole genome shotgun sequence genome harbors these coding sequences:
- the LOC111776555 gene encoding indole-3-acetic acid-amido synthetase GH3.6-like has protein sequence MPEAPNAPSLLEKNSAALQFIEDITTNAAHVQRQVLSQILSRNASSEYLTLHARPSPDTFKSSIPLISYDHIQPFITRIANGDTSPILCSSPISEFLTSSGTSGGERKLMPTIHEELDRRSLLYSLLMPVMTQFIPGLEKGKGMYFLFVKAEARTPGGLLARPVLTSYYKSSHFKDRPYDPYTNYTSPNEAILCTDSYQSMYAQVLCGLCHRLDVLRVGAVFASGFIRAIRFLEKHWQLLCHDIRSGTLNSQITDQAVREAVLMSVLRRPDPELGDFIEGECCKGSWQGIITRLWPNTKYVDVIVTGAMSQYIGTLDYYSNGLPLVCSMYASSECYFGLNLNPLCSPNEVAYTLIPSMAYFEFLPLQTNHNHEHQLVDLTDVELGKEYELVVTTYAGLYRYRVGDILRVAGFKNNAPQFNFVCRKNVVLSIDSDKTDEVELQNAVKNSINHLVPFDATLVDYTSYANTSTIPGHYVVYWEVNQKGSTGVPPSVFEDCCLTMEESLNSVYRQGRVSDKSIGPLEIKVVEIGTFDKLMDYAITMGASINQYKTPRCVKFEPIVQLLNSRVVDSYFSPKCPKWVAGHKQWCQQDSTFTN, from the exons CCGCCCATGTGCAGCGCCAAGTCCTCTCCCAAATCCTCTCCCGCAATGCCTCCTCCGAGTACTTAACCCTCCACGCCCGCCCTTCCCCCGACACTTTCAAATCATCCATCCCTTTGATCTCTTACGACCACATCCAACCCTTCATCACCCGCATTGCCAATGGCGACACTTCCCCTATTCTCTGTTCTTCTCCCATCTCCGAGTTCTTAACCAGCTCCGGCACTTCCGGCGGCGAGAGAAAGCTGATGCCCACTATCCATGAAGAGCTCGACCGTCGCTCACTCTTGTACAGTTTGTTGATGCCTGTAATGACCCAGTTCATTCCGGGGTTGGAGAAGGGTAAAGGAATGTATTTTTTGTTCGTCAAAGCCGAGGCTCGAACCCCTGGCGGCCTTCTCGCTCGCCCTGTTTTAACTAGCTACTACAAAAGCTCCCACTTTAAGGACCGCCCCTACGATCCCTACACCAATTACACCAGCCCCAATGAGGCTATACTTTGTACGGACTCATACCAAAGCATGTACGCTCAAGTGCTGTGCGGCCTCTGCCACCGTCTCGATGTGCTACGCGTGGGCGCGGTTTTCGCCTCTGGCTTTATCCGCGCCATACGGTTTCTGGAAAAGCACTGGCAGCTACTCTGCCATGATATCCGGAGTGGGACACTTAATTCCCAAATCACGGACCAGGCGGTTCGGGAGGCTGTACTGATGTCAGTCCTGCGTAGGCCTGACCCTGAGCTGGGGGACTTCATTGAGGGGGAGTGCTGTAAGGGGTCGTGGCAGGGAATCATTACAAGGCTGTGGCCTAATACCAAGTATGTGGATGTGATTGTAACAGGGGCAATGTCGCAGTATATTGGGACGCTTGATTATTATAGCAATGGGCTTCCCTTGGTGTGTAGCATGTATGCTTCTTCCGAGTGCTATTTTGGCCTCAATCTTAACCCTCTTTGTAGCCCAAATGAAGTTGCTTACACTCTCATCCCTTCCATGGCCTATTTTGAGTTTCTTcctctccaaacaaaccacaATCACGAACACCAACTCGTCGATCTTACCGATGTCGAACTCGGCAAAGAATATGAGCTCGTAGTCACAACTTATGCTG GATTGTATCGATATCGAGTTGGGGACATTCTAAGAGTGGCGGGATTCAAAAACAACGCTCCTCAATTCAACTTCGTGTGCCGAAAGAACGTGGTTCTAAGCATTGACTCCGACAAGACCGATGAAGTTGAACTCCAAAATGCGGTGAAAAACTCCATCAACCATTTGGTGCCATTCGACGCAACGTTAGTGGACTACACAAGCTACGCCAACACATCAACAATTCCAGGGCACTACGTGGTGTATTGGGAGGTGAACCAAAAGGGGTCGACCGGAGTGCCGCCGTCGGTGTTCGAAGATTGTTGTCTTACGATGGAGGAGTCGCTGAACAGCGTATACCGTCAAGGGCGGGTGTCGGACAAGTCCATCGGCCCTTTGGAGATCAAGGTTGTCGAAATTGGGACATTTGATAAGCTCATGGATTATGCCATAACCATGGGAGCTTCTATAAATCAGTACAAGACGCCTAGATGTGTGAAGTTTGAGCCCATCGTTCAGCTTTTGAACTCGAGAGTGGTGGATAGTTACTTCAGCCCTAAGTGCCCCAAGTGGGTTGCTGGTCATAAGCAATGGTGCCAACAGGATTCAACCTTCACTAATTAG